The window CCATGCCGATCACGCATCATCATCAGCAAGGTTAGCGCGCAACACTCAACGCCATGCAGTTCGACATCCTGACACTATTTCCGAGCATGTTCGCCGGCCCGCTTACCGAGAGCATTCTGAAGCGCGCGACGCAGGCCGGTACGATCGGCATCGCCCTGCACGATATCCGCGCGTATGCGGCCGACAAACATCACACCGCCGACGACGCACCCTACGGTGGCGGGGCCGGTATGGTCATGAAGGCCGAGCCGGTGGCCGCCGCGATCCGTGCAGTCGTGGGCAGTGCGGCGCAGGCCGCACCACCGGCCGAGGGCCAGCGCACCCTGACGGTGCTGATGACACCGGCCGGCGAGCGATTCAGCCAGCGCGTGGCCCACGAGCTGGCCGGCTACGACCGATTGGTGCTGGTGTGTGGCCACTACGAAGGTGTCGACGAGCGCGTATGCGAGGCTCTGATCGATCGCGAGCTGTCGATTGGCGATTATGTGCTCACCGGTGGCGAGCTGGCAGCTATGGTGCTGGTCGATGCGGTAGCCCGGCTGGTGCCGGGCGTGATCGACGTTGAGTCGATCGACGAAGAGTCGCACAGCGGCGGCCTGCTCGAATACCCGCACTACACTCGCCCGGCTGTGTGGGAGGGCCGCGATGTACCGGTGGTGCTGCTCTCGGGCCACCACGGCCAGGTGGCACAATGGCGGCGCCAGCAGCAGTTGCGCCGCACCTACCAGCGCCGGCCCGACCTGCTGATCAGCGCCGAGCTCACTCCCGCCGATCGAAGCTTTCTCCAGTCTCTCGGCTGGCTACCCAACAAAGTGAACGAACTTGCTTGAACCCATATCGTCTTATATAATTGCCGGCGCGGCCGCAGTCATCGCGGTACTTTTACTAGCCTTCTGGGTCCGACGGTCGCCCGGTCAAGCAAATCGAACCTACTCCCTCAGCCGGGACAACATAGGAGGACCAATGTTCGGCAATAAGAAGCCGCAGCCGGTTGCACCCTCGGCGCTCAACGGTCGGCCCGAGACGGTCATCGGCGCAAACACCAATATTGTCGGCACGCTCAAGTCCGACGGCAACATCCGCATCGATGGCACTGTCGAGGGCGATATCGAGATTCTCGGCAACCTGATCATCGGCGAGACCGGCCGGGTGATCGCCACGGTCAAGGCCCAGAATGTGCATGTCTCTGGCGCCGTCAAAGGCGAGATCACCGCAGTCGAGCAGCTCGAGATCTCGCCCACCGGCAAGGTCTGGGGCGATATCACTACGGCCGCGCTGCACATCGAGCCGGGCGGCTTGTTCCGTGGGCAGAGCGCGATGTCGACCAATATCGACGAGCCGCTGCTGCTGGAAGCACCGCGTACCACGCGCGCCGAGTAAAGCGAACCACCCATGCGCCGCCGACGTCCTCAACGTGCGGGCACGGCTACCGCCGCGTCCCCTGCCTCTGGTTCCGCGCGATTCGGCCGCTCGAGCGTGCCGATCTTAACGCTGGTGCTGGTGGCTCTCTCGCTCTGGACGCTCTCGGGCTTCGTTGGCCAGGTGCTCACCAGCGCACAAACCGAGCGCAACCAGGCCGAGCTGCGCGCCCAGAACAATCAGATCGCCACCGAAAATGCCCAGCTCGCCACCCAGGTGGCCGAGTCGGAGTCGCCTGCCTACGCCGAGCGTATTCTTCGCGAGCAGCGCGGCTATGCGCGCGAAGGCGATACCGTCATTCTACCAAGCTTCCCCGAAGCCACCCCGGCACCGGCGCAGCCTACCGGCCAACCTGCGCCAACCGCAGTGCCAGCGCCCAACTGGAAACGCTGGCTGCAGGCGCTTTTCCCGCCCACGCGCGATACGTAACGCGATCTCCCTGCGCTCCTGGCGTCGCCGCGCGTTCAGATAGCGTTTTTTTGCGGCGAGTGTACGCCCACGCCCCGCATGCGCGAGGCGCTGCGTGGTGTCGTGGTGCGAACACATCACGATACTAAACGGCTACCCTGCGCTCCAGGCTGGAACGCAGGGTAGCCAGTGGTGAATACCGCACGGCGTACGCTATACAAAAACCTACAGGCGCGTGGTGTCGCCGGTGGCCGAGCGCTCCTGCCCGGCCGGCTGCTGGGGCTGCGCCGGCACGATCGGCGCCGGGTAATGCGTGCTAATCTGCACCTGCTGTGTCGGCACCGCGCGGCTGGCCCGGCGCGCATTGAACCGCGCAACCAGCTGCTGCACCGCCGCGTCGATCCGGCTCTCGCGGCCGCGCGCCAGGAAGCTGGCACCTGCCAGGAACAACACGCCCGGCCACACAAAGTGCAGCATGAACAGCAGCGCCAGGCCAACGCCCCAGATGCCTACCTGCACACCTTCGATCAGCCGGCCCATCTGGCGGCGCTGCATATAGGCCGCCGCACCACCCACCAGCAGCGCGCCTGGCAGCAACAACGACCACAGGTTCAGCCACCAGACCAGGCCGAGCACCACGAGAAATACACCTGCCGCTACCGACGGCTGCTTGTTGAAGTTCATCTCCAGCTCCTTCTTATCTATCAATGGCATCCCAATCAGGCGGGATGGCTATCTGCCAGTATGACGTTGGTAATCAGCCGAATGTTGCGGTATCATATGGCTACATCCGTGGGTGCCGGCGTCCCGTATCATTCGTCAGGCATACGCCTGCGGTTTTGGCGGTTATGCGACACGATTCGTTGAAACCATCCAGCGGTAGAGGTGGGGCTGGTCGCGCCCGCCGCATCGACCGCGATGAATTGAGCATTCCCGATCCCTAAGAGAGACACCAAATGACAACACTTTCTGCCCGACTCACGCGCCCAATCGCCTGGCGCGGCCTGATCGCCGACTGTGTGCTGGCCGCAATGCTGTTCGGCCCGCTGGCCGCACCGTTTCTACAGGGCTGGGGCCTACTGGTGCCACGCACCGTCTCAGGCATTATATACACCATGGGCAGCTTCGTCTGCCCGCAGCCGGCCGCCGGGCTGCCGCTCTACAACGGCAATATCATGGCGGTGTGTATGCGCTGCTACGGCACGGTGCTGGGGCTGCTGCTCACCCGGCTTTGGTATGCCTACGACGCCGGTGCTGGCCGGGCCTGGCTGCCGCGCTACGGCCTGCGCGCGCTGCCACTGTTCACGCTCATGATCTTCACCTACGCGGCCGAGTTCTTCGGCCAGGTGGTCGGGCTGTGGCGCTTCGATAACCTGGTGGTCACGCTTGCCGGCCTGGTCACCGGCGCCGGCCTGGGCCTGATGTTCCACCCATTTCTACAGGCCGGTGCGAACCAGCCGTTCGTGGCGGCACGCACATGAGCCGCCGCACAGTTGCGCTGCTGTTCTTCGGTGTGATCGCGCTGGCCGAGCTCGGCGACCTGGCCGGGCTGGTGATTACCCTGGGCGACCCGGCGGCAGCTGCGGCGATGCTGGGGATCACCCCGCGCGCCGAGACCATCCGGGCGATCATTCTGCTGGTGCTGGCGGTGGTGATCGTGCTCAACGCGCTGATCGCACTGGCCGGCGTGCTGGCGCGCCAGGCGCTGCTGGTGCAGTTCGGCGCCTTCATGGCCGCAGCCGGGCTAGGCATCTACGGGCTCTACCAGATCGGCAGCGCACTACTCCAGCATGGCCAGCTGGTGTATGCCGGCGTCGGGGTGATCTACCTGGTGCTGGGCCGGCTGGCGCTCTGGCTGGCTCGCTCGCCCGCTGCTATCGCTGCGAAGAAGACGTAAGAGCTGTTTAGCGCTTTCAGATATCAACCCCGCAGCGCACGAAGATACGTACCGGCGGTACCAGGCTTCGTGATCTGCGCATGCTTCGTGGTGATTTCATCCGTATGTCGCCACCCCCACTCTCAGTCGTGATCGTCAGCTGGAATGGCATGCGCCACCTGCCACGCTGCCTGGCCACGCTCGCACCACAGCTGCCGCCCGGCACCGAACTCGTGCTGGTCGACAATGGCTCGAGCGATGGCATGGCCGGCTGGGCGCGGGGCAGCTATCCGCGTGCCCATGTGATCGGCCTGCGCACAAACCTGGGGTTTGCGGGTGGCGTGAACGCCGGGCTGCGCGCGGCCACCAGCGATCTGCTGCTGCTCTTAAACGACGACGCCTTTGCCGCGCCGGGTTGTATCGATGCGCTGCTGGCGGCCATGGGCCACGACGCCGGGCTGGGCGCGGCGAGTGGTGTGCTGCTGTTCGACCACCGGCCCGATCTGGTTGCGTCGGCCGGTGTGCGGGTACGCCGCGATGCCCTGGCGCTCGATCTGTGGGCCGGGCGCGCCGCCGCCGAGCTGCCCACCGAGCCACAGCCAATCTTTGGCCCGAGCGGCGGCGCCGCACTGTATCGCCGCGCGCTGCTGGCCGATGTGGGGTTGATGGAGCCGGGCTTCTTCAACTATCTCGAAGATGTTGACCTGGCCTGGCGCGCGCAGCTACGCGGCTGGCGCAGCGCGGTTGTTCCGGCCGCACGCGCCCGGCATATCTACTCGGCCACGGCCGGCCAGGGTTCGCCGTTCAAGCAACGCCTGCTTGGCCGCAACCGCCTGCGTACGATCGTGCGCTGCCTGCCTACCCCCCTGCTACGCCGCTACGCGCCCGCAATCGCCAGCTACGATCTGCTCGCGATCGGCTATGCTGCGCTCACCCGCAACCCGGATATCGTCGCGGGGCGCTGGGCTGGGCTGCGCGAGCTACCCACGCTCTTGCACCAGCGCCGGGCCATCCAGGCGCGCCGCACCGCTACGATCGAGCAGATCGCGCACTGGCTCGAGCCTGCGCTGCCGCCCTGGCAGACCTTACGCGAACAGCGGCGGCTCGACACGATCTTGCGCGCACGGCCGGGCTAGACCACCGCCCGTTAAACAATCTAGCCATCTCAAAGCACCCCACCGGGGCAGTCTGGCGGCGAAGCGACGCCACATCCGCCGAAGGTGGTATAATACCAGACCGATCAATGCGGAGAAGACTATGAACATAGTCCGAACGTTCTGGAAATCAGGTCGCGAACTCTTCGAGGATCTATTCATTCTGGTGATCGCAAATCTCTTGTGGGTTGCGATCAATCTGCCGCTATTGCTGGCACTGCTGATCACCTCGGGTGGTGGCGCGAATGGCCTGTTCATCATAGCGCTGCTGCTTGGCGTGCTCTCGTTTGGCCCCGCCAACGCCGGCATCTACACCATTGCGCAGCGCACCGCCGAGGGGCGCACTTCGTCGTGGCGCGATTTTATCACTGGCCTGCGCACGCACGCCCGGCTCAGCTGGAAGGTCTACGGTGTGTGGATGCTCGGGCTGGTGGTGATCTTATTCAACCTGCAATTCTACAACATGAACGGATCGCAGATCTCGGCATTTATCTCGATCGTGTTCCTGTATTTCCTGATCGTCTGGTTCGGCCTGCTGATCTACATCGGGCCGCTGATGCTGATACAGACCGATACGCGCCTGCGCACGATCGCACGCAACGCCGCGCTCATGGTCTTCGGGCGCCCGCTGTTTACACTCGGTACGCTGGTGCTCATGGCGATCATTATGGTCACGTCGATCTGGCTACCATTTCTGCTGATCGTGGCCACGTTCGCATTTCTGGCGCTCTGGAGCTTCCGCGCGACCCTTACGCTGATCGCCGAGGCCGAGGCGCGCCGCGTCGCCGCAGACGAGCAGACCAGCGTGGGCGATGCACCAAAGGGCCGCAGTGGGCAGGTGCGCCCACGCGAGTGACCGCAGGCGCCGCCAGGCCCACGCCAACATCACACCAGGCGCTGGCCACCATCAACCGGCAGCACCACGCCGGTCACGTATTCGGCACGCGCAAGGTACACCACCGCCTCGGCTACATCCTCGGCGCGGCCCAGCCGCTCCAATAGCACACTCCGGGCTGCGCGTTCGGCTTGCGCGGGTGTCCAGTCGTCGGGCAGCAGCACCGGGCCAGGCGCCACCGCATTGACGCGCACCTCGGGCGCAAGATCCTTCGCCAGTGCCTGGGTAAGCGTTACGACCGCACCCTTGCTCACCAGGTAGGGTGTATGGTTGCGCCACGGCCGCAGCGCACCTACGTCGGCGATGTTGATGATTGCCCCACGCGCAGCGCGCAGTGCCGGGGCCGCCCGCTGCGCGGCAAAGAAGCAGCTGCGCACGTTCGTGTCGATCAGCTCGTTCCAGCGCGCCTCGCTGACCGTGCCGAGCGGCGTACTGCCCCAGATACCGGCATTATTCACCAGTATGTTCAAACCGCCCCAGCGTTCGATCGCCTGATCGACCACACGCTCGACACTGGCCACCGACGACAGATCGCCGGCGATACTGCCGGCCTGCACACCTAGCCCGGCTAGCTCGGCCACCACTGCCTGGGCCTGCTGCTCCGAGCGATAGTAGTGGATCAGCACATGCGCACCGGCGCGCGCCAGCTCGAGCGCAATCGCCCGGCCAAGCCGATGCGCGCCGCCAGTTACCAACGCCACCGATTCGCGTAGCTCCATATCGCCAGCTCCCTGTAGATCTGACCAACCAGCGTGGAAACAGTAGGGTTCAATAGTAGCATAAACCCGTATGGTTGCCGTTTCCCGCCCACCAGGTGCAAGCGCTCAACCAGGTTGAGTATCACACGCACAGCAAACAAACCAAGGGTGGCACCCTTGGTTTGCTGGCGACACGTGCATAGTAGGCGTTCTGCTACGGAGGTGGTGTGTTCGTCGGCGGCACCGGCGTATCAGTCGGTGTGTTCGTCGGCGGCACCGGCGTATCAGTCGGTGTGTTCGTCGGCGGCACCGGCGTATCGGTCGGTGTGTTCGTCGGCGGCACCGGCGTATCGGTCGGTGTGTTCGTCGGCGGCACCGACGTATCGGTCGGTGTGTTCGTCGGCGGCACCGATGTTGCCGCCGTGGTCGGAGTATTTGTCCACGTTGGTGTCG of the Candidatus Kouleothrix ribensis genome contains:
- the trmD gene encoding tRNA (guanosine(37)-N1)-methyltransferase TrmD — its product is MQFDILTLFPSMFAGPLTESILKRATQAGTIGIALHDIRAYAADKHHTADDAPYGGGAGMVMKAEPVAAAIRAVVGSAAQAAPPAEGQRTLTVLMTPAGERFSQRVAHELAGYDRLVLVCGHYEGVDERVCEALIDRELSIGDYVLTGGELAAMVLVDAVARLVPGVIDVESIDEESHSGGLLEYPHYTRPAVWEGRDVPVVLLSGHHGQVAQWRRQQQLRRTYQRRPDLLISAELTPADRSFLQSLGWLPNKVNELA
- a CDS encoding polymer-forming cytoskeletal protein; its protein translation is MFGNKKPQPVAPSALNGRPETVIGANTNIVGTLKSDGNIRIDGTVEGDIEILGNLIIGETGRVIATVKAQNVHVSGAVKGEITAVEQLEISPTGKVWGDITTAALHIEPGGLFRGQSAMSTNIDEPLLLEAPRTTRAE
- a CDS encoding septum formation initiator family protein; this encodes MPILTLVLVALSLWTLSGFVGQVLTSAQTERNQAELRAQNNQIATENAQLATQVAESESPAYAERILREQRGYAREGDTVILPSFPEATPAPAQPTGQPAPTAVPAPNWKRWLQALFPPTRDT
- a CDS encoding DUF2085 domain-containing protein, whose amino-acid sequence is MTTLSARLTRPIAWRGLIADCVLAAMLFGPLAAPFLQGWGLLVPRTVSGIIYTMGSFVCPQPAAGLPLYNGNIMAVCMRCYGTVLGLLLTRLWYAYDAGAGRAWLPRYGLRALPLFTLMIFTYAAEFFGQVVGLWRFDNLVVTLAGLVTGAGLGLMFHPFLQAGANQPFVAART
- a CDS encoding glycosyltransferase family 2 protein, giving the protein MLRGDFIRMSPPPLSVVIVSWNGMRHLPRCLATLAPQLPPGTELVLVDNGSSDGMAGWARGSYPRAHVIGLRTNLGFAGGVNAGLRAATSDLLLLLNDDAFAAPGCIDALLAAMGHDAGLGAASGVLLFDHRPDLVASAGVRVRRDALALDLWAGRAAAELPTEPQPIFGPSGGAALYRRALLADVGLMEPGFFNYLEDVDLAWRAQLRGWRSAVVPAARARHIYSATAGQGSPFKQRLLGRNRLRTIVRCLPTPLLRRYAPAIASYDLLAIGYAALTRNPDIVAGRWAGLRELPTLLHQRRAIQARRTATIEQIAHWLEPALPPWQTLREQRRLDTILRARPG
- a CDS encoding SDR family oxidoreductase, producing MELRESVALVTGGAHRLGRAIALELARAGAHVLIHYYRSEQQAQAVVAELAGLGVQAGSIAGDLSSVASVERVVDQAIERWGGLNILVNNAGIWGSTPLGTVSEARWNELIDTNVRSCFFAAQRAAPALRAARGAIINIADVGALRPWRNHTPYLVSKGAVVTLTQALAKDLAPEVRVNAVAPGPVLLPDDWTPAQAERAARSVLLERLGRAEDVAEAVVYLARAEYVTGVVLPVDGGQRLV